A genomic region of Aureimonas populi contains the following coding sequences:
- a CDS encoding FdhF/YdeP family oxidoreductase, with protein sequence MRRSEITTHPTIKPYDEPTGGWGSVKSLLAHSKAENLVTTSLWSTLAKQNKPGGFMCVSCSWAKPASQHTFEFCENGAKATMWELTKGRTDRDFFARHRVTELLEWPDHDLEKHGRLTTPMRYDASLDQYVPVSWESAFKEIGRELNALDPKSVVFYASGRASLETSYMYQLFARIYGHQNLPDSSNMCHESTSVGLPKSIGSPVGTIVYEDFEHTDMMFFFGHNIGTNAPRMLHPIQECRKRGVPVVTFNPILERGLMRFKSPQNPAEMLSPGPGTKMSSDYFQVRCGGDTAVMTGIAKTVLALDDEAKEAGRERVLDVAFIEEHCHGFDEFEAFVRASSWEEIERWSGLKRAHLEDVGRQYARAKAVIGHYGMGLTQHRHGVQNVQMLVNLLMMRGNIGKKGAGISPIRGHSNVQGQRTVGITEKTELVPAGKFKEFYGFEPPTEKGRDTVETCEGVIDGSVRGFIGLGGNFVRAVPETAKVEEAWRGLRLHVEIATKLNRSHLLPGEVTYLLPCLGRIERDSQATGDQWVAVEDSTATIHGSLGYRPPASPELLSEPKIVAELAKATVPGKSTIPWDEWVADYSRVRDEIERAYPQHFKDFNKRFQKPGGFRRDIKASYRVWETENKKANFIVPDGFDTNPNVNKEGENVFELMTMRSNDQFNTTIYGYNDRLRGISGSRMILLMNEEDMARLGFKDQDLVDVETNAEDGVERRVEGLRIHSYKLPRGNVGGYYPELNKLVPLWHHAIGSHCPAAKCVPIKVTAAAHAL encoded by the coding sequence ATGCGGCGCAGCGAGATCACCACCCACCCCACGATCAAGCCGTATGACGAGCCGACCGGCGGGTGGGGCTCGGTGAAGTCGCTGCTGGCCCATTCGAAGGCGGAGAATCTCGTCACCACCAGCCTGTGGAGCACGCTCGCCAAGCAGAACAAGCCGGGCGGCTTCATGTGCGTCTCGTGCTCGTGGGCCAAGCCCGCCAGCCAGCACACGTTCGAGTTCTGCGAGAACGGCGCCAAGGCCACCATGTGGGAGCTGACGAAGGGGCGCACCGACCGCGACTTCTTCGCCCGCCACCGCGTCACCGAGCTTCTGGAATGGCCCGACCACGATCTGGAGAAGCACGGCCGCCTGACGACCCCGATGCGCTACGACGCCTCGCTCGACCAATATGTGCCCGTTTCATGGGAAAGCGCGTTCAAGGAGATCGGGCGCGAGCTGAACGCGCTCGATCCCAAATCCGTCGTCTTCTACGCCTCGGGCCGCGCCTCGCTGGAAACGAGCTACATGTACCAGCTCTTCGCGCGCATCTACGGGCACCAGAACCTGCCCGATTCCTCCAACATGTGCCACGAATCGACCTCCGTCGGCCTGCCGAAATCCATCGGCTCGCCGGTGGGCACGATCGTCTACGAAGATTTCGAACACACCGACATGATGTTCTTCTTCGGGCACAATATCGGCACCAACGCGCCGCGCATGCTCCATCCCATCCAGGAGTGCCGCAAGCGCGGCGTGCCGGTCGTCACCTTCAACCCCATCCTGGAGCGCGGCCTGATGCGCTTCAAGAGCCCGCAGAACCCGGCCGAGATGCTCTCGCCCGGCCCCGGCACCAAGATGTCGAGCGACTATTTCCAGGTTCGCTGCGGCGGCGACACGGCGGTGATGACCGGCATCGCCAAGACCGTGCTGGCGCTGGACGACGAGGCGAAGGAGGCGGGGCGCGAGCGCGTTCTGGACGTCGCCTTCATCGAGGAGCACTGCCACGGCTTCGACGAATTCGAGGCCTTCGTGCGCGCCTCCTCATGGGAGGAGATCGAGCGCTGGTCGGGCCTGAAGCGCGCGCATCTGGAGGATGTCGGGCGCCAATATGCGCGCGCCAAGGCGGTGATCGGCCATTACGGCATGGGGCTGACCCAGCATCGCCATGGCGTGCAGAACGTGCAGATGCTGGTGAACCTCCTGATGATGCGCGGCAATATCGGCAAGAAGGGCGCCGGCATCTCCCCCATCCGTGGCCATTCCAACGTGCAGGGGCAGCGCACGGTGGGGATCACCGAGAAGACCGAGCTGGTGCCCGCCGGGAAGTTCAAGGAATTCTACGGCTTCGAGCCGCCCACGGAAAAGGGCCGCGACACGGTGGAGACCTGCGAGGGCGTGATCGACGGCTCGGTGCGCGGCTTCATCGGGCTCGGCGGCAATTTCGTGCGCGCCGTGCCGGAGACCGCGAAGGTGGAGGAGGCATGGCGCGGGCTGCGGCTGCATGTCGAGATCGCCACCAAGCTCAACCGCTCGCATCTCCTGCCCGGCGAAGTGACCTATCTCCTGCCGTGCCTGGGGCGCATCGAGCGCGACAGCCAGGCGACCGGCGACCAGTGGGTGGCGGTGGAGGATTCGACCGCCACCATCCACGGCTCGCTCGGCTACCGGCCGCCGGCATCCCCCGAGCTTCTCTCTGAGCCGAAGATCGTCGCCGAGCTTGCGAAGGCGACGGTGCCGGGCAAGAGCACCATTCCCTGGGACGAATGGGTGGCCGACTATTCACGCGTGCGCGACGAGATCGAGCGGGCCTACCCCCAGCATTTCAAGGACTTCAACAAGCGCTTCCAGAAGCCCGGCGGCTTCCGGCGCGACATCAAGGCGTCGTACCGGGTCTGGGAGACGGAGAACAAGAAGGCCAATTTCATCGTGCCGGACGGCTTCGACACCAATCCGAACGTGAACAAGGAGGGCGAGAACGTCTTCGAGCTGATGACGATGCGCTCCAACGACCAGTTCAACACGACGATCTACGGCTACAACGACCGGCTGCGCGGCATCAGCGGCTCGCGCATGATCCTGCTCATGAACGAGGAGGACATGGCCCGGCTCGGCTTCAAGGATCAGGATCTGGTGGATGTGGAGACGAATGCCGAGGACGGCGTGGAGCGGCGGGTGGAGGGTTTGCGCATCCACTCCTACAAGCTGCCCAGGGGCAATGTCGGCGGCTATTACCCGGAGCTGAACAAGCTCGTGCCGCTCTGGCACCACGCCATCGGCAGCCATTGCCCGGCCGCCAAATGCGTTCCCATCAAGGTGACGGCCGCCGCGCACGCACTGTGA